AGACTTCGCGCGAGCATCGCGGGATCGTTGCTGCGCTCAATCTCGCCCTGGAGGCTGCGCGCGGACCGTACCTTGCGCGCATGGATGCCGACGACATTTCGCTTCGGCAGCGGCTGTCCGCGCAACTTGCCGCGCTGGAAAGCGATCCTTCGCTGTTCGGCGTCACGTGCTCAGCCGAGGCGTTTCCGGCGGATTCGGTGACCGACGGCATGCGTGCGTACGTCGACTGGCAGAACTCGCTCGTGAGTGCTGCCGAGATCGCGCGCGACCGCTTCGTCGAAAGTTCAATCCTGCATCCGACGGTGCTGCTGAGGACCGCCGCCGTTCGGGACGTGCTCGGCGGATGGCACGACGCCGCTTGGCCGGAAGACTGGGATTTTTTCCTGCGTGCGTTCGGTGCGGGCCAGAAAATTGCCCGCGTTCCCGAAGTGCTGTTTCGCTGGCGCCAGCACGACCGGCAGCTGACACGCAGCCATCCGCGCTACAGCATGGAGTCGCTGCTGCAGGCGCGGGCGACGTACCTCGCGCGCTATCTTGCTCCCGTCGAACAGGGTGGACGGAGGGTCTTCGTTCTCGGCGCCGGTCCGGTCGGCAAGGCGCTGGCGAAGGCGCTTGCGCGCTGCGGGCTCGTGGCAGACGGCATCGTCGATGTGGATCCGCGCAAAATCGGCGGTGTGGTACGCGGGGCGGGCCATCGCTGGCGGGTCGTCGCGCATTCGGCACTGGGAGCGATGACGCCGCGGCCGTTCGCCGTCAGCGCAGTGGCCGGCGGCCCGGCGCGGGCGCGGATCCGTGCGGAGCTGG
This region of Candidatus Binatia bacterium genomic DNA includes:
- a CDS encoding glycosyltransferase, producing MSLYDEPRISVAMPVRDGAPWLRESVESLLAQSERRFELIAVDDGSVDASRDILESFASADSRIRILETSREHRGIVAALNLALEAARGPYLARMDADDISLRQRLSAQLAALESDPSLFGVTCSAEAFPADSVTDGMRAYVDWQNSLVSAAEIARDRFVESSILHPTVLLRTAAVRDVLGGWHDAAWPEDWDFFLRAFGAGQKIARVPEVLFRWRQHDRQLTRSHPRYSMESLLQARATYLARYLAPVEQGGRRVFVLGAGPVGKALAKALARCGLVADGIVDVDPRKIGGVVRGAGHRWRVVAHSALGAMTPRPFAVSAVAGGPARARIRAELGKWGWKEGDDFVVAA